Below is a genomic region from Verrucomicrobiota bacterium.
TAGCTATCTGACTCAATTTGAAATTTTTATTTTTAACTTCGAGTAAAGCATCTTCTGAATTTTTAAGGGTAGAGACATCAGTCATCGTAATATAAATTTCACTGGTCCCTCCACCTAGTTTTTGAGCTAAACTATTTATCAATAAATGCCGCTTCACCCCAGCTTCCCCAACCAGTACGACTCTGCAATTGAGTACATGATGTGCGCGCAAAACCTGACGTAAGTGGTTTTGAAAGTCCCTTATGTACTCAGTACTCAAAAACCTTGTCATGTGGATGTGCCCCTCATTCAGAGTGCTGCTAGACACTGCTAGCAAATCTGCCGCAGATTGATTTCCTTCTCTAATGATACCTGCTTGATCTAACTTGAGCTGTGCTAAAGGTGAATGATAATAATGACTTAGCCCTATTTTATTTTCTAAACTCAAGTGCTTAATATTTTGCCTTAACTCCTGATTTTCAATATCTAGTTCTTTGGCTAATTTTAAAACACGGTCAAGCTGCTCTCTTATGCTTCCAGACATGGCCTCGATGGGAAATTGTTCCACTTCACTAAATCTTATTCTTCCCTCTCCCCTTTCTTCATGGGAATCATTCATCTCTAGATAATCAGACTTTTTCACATTCAGTTAAGAGTTGTTGCGGCGCTATTAGGATAAGAGTCCTGGCCTGTTTGTTGAAAAGAGAACTATGGCTAGAGAATTTATTAGATTTACGACTGCCCCCCCAGATAACTAGCCCTGGTTGAAATTCTGCCATCGGCCTAGGATTCGGCTTTAAAAAGGAAATCTTTAGAGAACTTTTTAGATTTGGTTACCTAATGGGAGAAATATAAGTTTAACCCAAATGATGCAATAAAAATTTAAAAATCTGTGCAACATCTTGGCCTCCAACACATAGAGTCTTCTAGAGGTATCACCCCTTTCACACATCTTCGTCTACTCTCTTTTTCTTCTAGCTAAAGTTTTTTAGGCTTCTCGTTCAACTTCTATAACGTCACCCTGGTTTAAGTAATCTACCTCGATGGATAGCATTTTCTTAAAACGCACCATAAAACAAGAATGCAACCCCAGAAGTAAAACGTTCCCACAATCTCGTGCATCACAAAATAATAATCTGGAGTTTCTGGTAGCCCCAATGCAAATAGACATATGCTAAAAATTCTTAAAATATTAAAAAGGTAGCTAATTAAAATAGCCAGAGTCACAGCACCGATAATTGATAAAAAGCTACCTCTGCGGTATATACCTAAAAGTATCGCTAATAAAATCGCGCCACTCATACTTCCAAAACCATTGCATTCTGCTGCCACTTCGAACGGCTTCTCTTCCAGCCATAATAATAATTTTATTGGATCCTGAAACTGGACACTTAAATGACTAAATAAGCCTGTTTGATCAAGCATCCATTTCCCACCTATTGCTGAAGCACCTCGCAATGGCCAATCAAAAATTGGCATGCTAATGACCAAAACCATATAAACCGAAAATGCTATGACTAAAGCGGCTATTCCTCTCCAAAATTTTTCTCCCAAGAGATAGAGTGCGCAAGCATAAATAGCAAATGCATAACCCATCATCATAGCCAAAGGCCACTTGAAGAAAGCACTCACTGTTACCAAAACGAAAGAGATAACCAGAGACCATGTTGATTTCTCACCAAACTCCATGATGAATTGCAACCGTTCCTTGCGTTCCATAGCCAAGGCCACTCCGGCAAATCCTAAGACCAGCAGTGAATGCTTTAGCTGTTCCTCGGCTATTGTATTTCTAAGAACCCACAGCGTTATCGGGTAAAAAATAATAGTAACTATAATCCATACACTTAACGAAACCCATTTTTTCAAAGTCATTTGCTGCTCCATAATCATACATTCTTTAGACTAAGATATGGGTGGTTTGATTTTCCTCTGTTGTTAATGAGGAAGATACGTTACAAAGTGACTTTATGGTTGAAAAGTATGATGTGATTGTTGTTGGGGCAGGACCCTCAGGCTCACTCTATGCATTACTTACAGCTAGAGCAGGTTTAAATACCCTTATCATTGACAGAGCCCATTTTCCCAGGCCCAAGGTATGCCTAGGCTATTTTAATTCCTTAGCGATCGATTTACTTATGAAAATGGACATTGAAGAGCCATTTTCCGAAGTCCCCCATAGTAAGATTAGCCGATGGAAAATTTCCTCAGGGAAAGGTAATCCAATTGAATGGGCGTTACAAGATAAGGATGAAAACAAAGCCCTAGCCCTATCTCGTCCCCTTTTTGATGATTGGCTTCGAAAGCTCGCAATCCAAGCTGGAGCAGAATGCCTTACCGGTGTTCATATACAAAGCTTCGTCGATGACGAAACTATTCAAACAGACCATGGCAATTTCAAAACCCACTTAGTTGTGGGAGCTGATGGTCGTAAATCAATGATCGCTCAAAGAGCCAACCCGAAGCAATCATTCCCTCCAGCAAGGCGCATAGGTTGGCAGAGCAACCTACCATCTGAGTTCGTAGAAAACTGCATGAGAATTCACTTCTTCGACTCTGGCTATTGGACAACCGTCCCTATTAGCAAAGACCAAGCATCTCTTTGTTTCGTTCTAACTGCTCAAGCCACACAAACACCTCAATTCTTGCTCTCGAACTTCTTCCCCAACGCTCCAGCTCTAGTATGGCGTAGTTCATCACCACTATTCAGGCCCCCGTGTTACTCCCGTGATAACATTTTATTGATCGGCGATGCTTGTCATGTGTGGGAACCCTTACTGAGCGAAGGCATTTATTTATCCTTACTCTCTGCCTATGAAGCTTCTAAGCTTACTATTAAAGCCAGTGAAAGTAAAAACTACAAAAATCTCGCCCCTGAATTGAATAAAACTCTAGGTAAAATTCATCAACCTTTTATCCCTCGAAACCATATAGCTCTTAACCTAGGCCTATACCCCAAAATAGCCAATAAGGGCTTGAAGCTTCTGTCTCGCAACCCGGAATACTTCAAGAAATTTTACAGATATTTATCTGATAGTTAGAAAGCTTCACTTCTCTTGCCAGAACCTAATCATCATCGGTTTCACCCTCTTCTAGGTTTTCCTTCATTTTTTCAAGTAATGGCGATATGTCTGAAACCTGATCCCATACTTTTTGCGCGACATAGATGGGTCTTTTCATTTCAAGAGAGATCGCCAGACAATCGCTAGGTCGAGCATCTATTTCTGTAAACTTTTTATGAATCTCATTCGCCGCCTTTAATGAAATGCGTGCATAGTAAGTATCATCTTTTAAATCATTGATTACAATACGTTCAACGGAAATGCTAAAGGCTTGAAAAATCAAACGAATAAGATCATGTGTTAAAGGTCTCTCTCTCTTCTCTCCCCTCAATAGGAGAGCAATAGCGGTGCCAACTCCATTATCTACATGAATGCTAAAAGTCTTGGTCTCATTACCTATAAACACAGCAACCCCAGCTTCAGCAGGCATTAATCCTACAATACGCACAGGAATCAATTGATCAGCCATCAATACAACCTAAGACCCTGTTTAAAAAATTACAAGCTGTACATAGCATCTGCTTTTGCAGAGTAATGCACAGGATGTTCACACATAGCATAATAAGTGGTTTTCAAACTCTGCATCCTAATTACTCAGGGTATAGAAAACTTTGAAGTGCCCTTTAAAATCTACTTCCTTAGTGGAGTCTCTATTGCTACGATTTGACTAAGAAATTGAGATTATATGAATGACCAAAGCACAGAGTGTTATATACAGCTCTTAGACGTCGCCCGCTCACTAACTAGAGCTCTAGATCTAGATGGCGCCTTGAACGAAATTTTAAGCCGTTCACAAGAAATCATGGATTGTGAGGCTTGCTCCATATTTCTTCCTGACCTCTCAACAGGTGAACTAGTTATCCACTCTGCCCGTGGGGATAAAGCTCCTATGCTAAATGCGACACGTATACCAAAGGGTAAAGGCATTGCAGGAGCTGTTTTCCATGACAAGGAAACAATCAATATCAAAGACCCTAAAAATGACCCGAGACACTATGGTGGAGTAGATAAAAAGACTGGTTTTGTAACGAAAGCTATGCTCACAACTCCTTTACTTAACGGTGACCAGGCACTTGGAGTCTTTCAAATTCTTAACCCTGCCAACCGAGACTTCTTTGATGATAATGACGAGCGTATCTTAGAAGTTTTCGGCACTTTAATTGTCAGCGCTCTACTGCGTATTCAAGCCCAAGAAAGAGAAATGGAAAATGCCAGAGCTCAACAGGAGCTGGAACTTGCCAAAGAAATACAACAATCCTTTTTACCAGAGCAATCGCAAAACTATCAATCATGTCAGGTCCATACTCGCTATTTTCCTGCACGGGAGGTTGGAGGAGACTTCACTTTAGTGATACCACTTAATGAGCACCAAATACTGATGTGTCTTGGCGACGTTACTGGAAAAGGTATTCCCGCTGCTCTTACTATGTCTCGTGTCACAGCTAAGATCCAAGCACTTTCCAAAAGACTGATTCTATCTGTCAGCTTACAAAACCATCTCGGGAGTTGGGTAACAGAGCTCAATGACGAGCTTACTGGAGACCTGCAATCTGGCCGATTCATCGGAGCTACCTTTATGTTAAGTGATAGCCACACTAACTCTATCCAAGTTTGTGCGGCTGGACAATATGGCCCTATCTATTTCTGCCACGGTAAATGGCATCAGCCCGAAGTTACCAACCAAGTCCCCCTTGGTATCCTTCCATCCTTTGAATACAGTTGCCAAAGCTTTGAAATTAAGCCAGGTCAGCAATGGCTCCTTTACTCAGATGGCATTACAGAAGCTCGCAACCAGGCTGAAGAAGAGTATTCTGAGGAGGCCTTTATCAAATCACTTCCAACCAAGGCTCGACCAGATGAGACATTAGATATAGCGGTTGATGCATGGCAAAATTTTACTGGTAATGCTGGTCAACATGATGACGCTTCCATTCTCTTTCTCGATTGGCGAGGCATACCACCACCTCCTCTCCTCTATCTTAGCTGCAAACCCTCTGACCTTAGCAGGGGAAGAGAGTTCATAGAAAATTGGTGTAGCTATTTAGGTTTTGATGACATTGCAAGTGGTCACATTGTCCTAGCGTGTGATGAAGCTGTTACAAATGTTTACCGATACGCCTATGATGGAAAACCAGGTCCCATTAAATTCACTATTAATTCAGAGTCAGACGATTTAATTATTCGACTAAAAGATGAGGGAACTCCAGTTGATATCGAAAAAATAAAGGGACGCGAATTAGATGATATTCGTCCAGGGGGACTCGGGACATTTTTGATTAATGAAGTCTTCCATGAGGTTAATTATGAGCCTCAAAAAAAGGGGACTGTCCTCACACTAAAAAAAGCACTTCCCAGTGGTGTAGAAAATTCAGAAACAATAGCTAGCTAGCCCAACTTATTTAACCTTGCAAATAACCGCACTTTTTATATAAATTAACGTAATAAATGTATGGGCCCATAACTCATTCATAAAATAAATTTACTAAGGACGCTTATTTGAAAGTAAAACTTTGGGGAACTAGGGGAAGTATTCCTACCCCGAGCACCACCACTTTTAAGACCTCTTTATTCGGAGGAGACACTACTTCATTAACCGTTGAATCGAGAGATAAACTTCTTATCTTTGATGCTGGGTCCGGTGCGAGACACCTTGGCCTTGACCTGATGAAGCGGAAGGTTTCCGAAGCGACCTTCTTCTTTACGCACGTGCATTGGGACCATATCCAAGGCTTCCCTTTCTTCATGCCGGCTTTTGTGCCAGCAAATAAGTTCACCTTATATGGTCCTAATATGAATCCAAAGTTTAAAAGAGCAAAAGCTAATATGCTGGAAAGGGCGCTCCGCGACCAACAGCACGAAATCACATTTCCTATTAAATTAGATCAAATGCCAGCTAGCATGACCTTTAAAAACATCGATGAGAATGAAGCTGTAGAAATTAAAGTCAAAGGCGGCAAACTCATTATAAGACCACGCATTCTGAACCATCCTGGCGGATCTTTTGGCTATCGGATAGAAGAGCACCTAAGAGGTAAGCCTGTAAAGATTTTTACACTAGCTACTGATACAGAACATTTTGTTGACCTTAACCCTAATGTTCAAGATCTTGCTCAAGATGCTGACTTGATGATCTACGACTGCCAATACAATGAAGACGAGTACTCTGGTAAAAATTCCATGCCCAAGAAAGGCTGGGGACATTCCACCTGGAATTGGGGACTCCAAGAATCTGCTGCTGCGAATGTAAAACAAATGCTTTTATTCCATCATGACCCCATGCACGACGATAAATTTATTCTAAATCTCGAACGACAGGCCAAGGCTTCCGCCAAAAAGTTAGGTATACGCGTTGCAGCAGCAAGACAATTTAGCGAATTTGATATTTAATTCCTGGAAACTCACACCGACTGTTCTCATGGTCGAATATCACATACCTAAGCGATGCAAATTTTTATTTCTATGAAGTCCTTAGGTGCCGAAAAAGTGCAATGATCACTCCCCTTCCAATCGCAAAATCAAACAGGCAGAGGTTCCCGGGCCTTACTCCATTCCAACATGCGCTCCAAAGAAACCTTGGCATTCGCTAATAAATCAGGACTCATTTGGATCTGAGGCTCTAGATTTTCCAGGGCACTAACAGCCTTTTCTAACGTATTCATTTTCATGAAACGGCAATCCGCACATGCGCAACTATCCGTTGGACCAGCAATAAAAGTCTTATAAGGCACTTCATTTTCAAGACGGTGTAACATTCCAGATTCAGTCACTATGATAAATTGATCAGCCTCCGAATTCTTACAATACCCAATCATCTTTTCTGTTGAACAAACTTCATCTGCCAAAATACGCACTGCTCTAGTGCATTCTGGATGCGCGACTAGTGGTGCATCAGGATAATCTCTTCTTATTCTAGAAATACTCCGATGGGTGAATTCAACATGGACATAACAATTTCCTTCCCACAATCGCATTTTCCTTCCCGTTTTCTCCTGGACCCATTCACCCAAATTTTGATCGGGCACAAAGAGTATTTCTCTATCTTCTGGAATCATTCGAACGATTTTCTCTGCATTCCCTGAAGTGCAAATAACATCTGCTAAAGCTTTTACTTCTGCCGAACAGTTAATATATGCCACCACATAATACTGAGGGTTTTGTTCTAAAAAAGCTTTCAAGTCTTGATTCGCACAAGAATCGGCTAGAGAACAACCTGCGTTTATATCGGGTAAAACCACAGTCTTAGACGGATTAACTATCTTAGCGGTTTCCGCCATAAAATGAACCCCACAGAACAAAATGACGTCCGCGTCTGTAGCTTGAGCATGATATGCAAGTCCCAAGGAATCCCCCACATAATCAGCGACCTCTTGTAATTCAGAAGTCTGGTAATTATGTGCCAGAATGACAGCATTTCTCTCTCTCTTAAGCTCTTGAAGCCTTTTTTTAAGATCAGGCATATGAAAACATATATTCCATGCTCAACGGGGTCAAATCCTTACTTGGATCCATAAAATGCTGATCATTTCATCCGCTAGATTTAAGTTACCATTTTCTTGACGTGATCAATCACCTCTTGTGTCATCTCACAAGGTTCCGGCCACCCTCTCTTATACCCCTCACCAGGCAACTTAGTCGTAGCATCTATGCCCATATGCGTTCCCACATTGGCGATAGTTGTTGCATGATCCAAGCTATCACAAGGTCCCTTTGTGAAGGTCGAGTCTCTCTGCGGATCCGTGTTGGAACATATTTGAAAGACAACCTGAGAAATATCGTGAACATCTATCCCTGCGTCCACAACTACAACGTATTTGGTGAACATCATTTGCCCCATACCCCATAAACCATTCATAATCTTGAAGGCCTGATAGGGATATTGTTTCCTAATGCTGACAACTACTAGGTTATGAAAAACACCTTCTGCAGGTAAGGCCATGTCTACAATCTCGGGAAAATTCATTTTGAACACGGGAAGAAACAATCTTACGCTAGCAGATCCCATGTAAAAATCCTCCATTGGAGGCTTACCCACTACTGTTGCCGGGTAGATAGCATCATTGCGATGCGTAATACAAGTCACATGAAACGTAGGATACTTATCAACTGGCGTGTAAAATCCCGTATGGTCACCAAACGGACCTTCGTCCCTGAGAGGCTCTTCTGTATCTACATAACCTTCAATGACAAAGTCCGAATTAGCAGGAACCATAAGATCATTCGTCTCACACTTTACTAGCGGAACTGATTTCTTGCGCAAAAATCCCGCTAGCAAGATTTCATCTAAACCGTCTGGCATGGGTGCCGTGGCAGCAAAAGTGTAGGCGGGATCGCCACCTAAACATACTGTCACAGGCATTTTTTCCTTACTCTCGTAATAGCGCCGTCCATGGCGAGCTGCAACTTTATGAATTTGCCAATGCATACCTGTTGCCCAGGAATCAAACTGTTGCATTCGATACATCCCAATATTACGATCCCCGGTATCAGGATCTTCAGTATAAACATTCGGTAACGTTACAAATGGTCCACCATCTTGTGGCCAACACTTTAAGATTGGTAACAGATCTAAACCTTTCCCACCATCCACCGCTCGAAGAATATGATCCTTACAAGATCCGCTGCGAACAGTGCTTGGTTTTGCGTGGATCACATCAATTCCATTGCGAAAAAGCTCCCAGGCTTCTCCAAAAGACTTAGGTGGCTTTGCTTTCATCAAATAACCCATCTGAGCTGCCACCGTTTCGACATCATCTACACCTAATGACAAAGCCATCCGTTTCCAGCTACCCATGGAATTGACCAACACCGGAAAGGCTGATACAGCGCCATTCTGCAATTTAGGCTTTTCAAATAATAGTGCTTTTCCTCCCTTCGGTTTCTTCATTTCCAAGTCGGATAAAGCAGATATCTCGAGGTCTACGGAGACTTCTTCTTTGACCCGAACTAATTCATCCGCATCCTCTAAGACACGAGCAAAATCTCTCATTGATTCAAAAGACATAAGCTACATTAACCCCATTTTTATTTTTCGCATACCTCCGGTCACAAGATGCTCAAGCAAGTTACTTTTAAACTGGATGCCTATTTGCTTTCCATATCAAATAAAAACCTACTACCTGGAATATAATATTGGGAAGCCACATAATGAGTTCTGGATAAAAGGCTGCTTTTTCTTTAAAACCTTCAGCAAATACCGTAATCAAATAATAGAGTAGTACGACAGCCAAGCTTAATGCTAAGCCCACTGAAACCTCTCTCCTATGAGCTCTTATAGCGAGAGGTATTCCAACTAAAACAAAAGTAAATGGAGCAAATGAAAACGAGACCCGTTTTTGAATCTCTGTTAGGATGGCAACAAAACTAAAGCCCGGTTGCTTCGCTGGACTATTTTCAGAGAACATTTGGCTTTGCAGTTCGTTGATAGTCAAAAGAGATCGATTACGGTTAATATTTGGCTTATCACGCATTTGTTCTAGCGAAATACGCACAGGTAATCTGTTAGCACGAATCCCCGTTTGAATGGTATTAAGCTGTGTAGGGTCTGGACCACGCTTCTCTTGTCTTGCATTGAGCAATGCAAGACCGATCGAGTAATTTTGTAAATCCGCGGATATCTTACCTTCCTCCGCTCGAATGCAGTTAACCGGCAAATTGTCATCATTCAATTGCCAGATGTGAACATCAAAAACCTGATTGCCTTGCTTCCGCCCCACCCAGATTCGATAACCATCAAAGGTATCTATAGGCTCTCTTGCTTTAATCAAAACAGTCGGGGTATTTTGGCTAATATCCACCAATGCCAACTTAAATGTCCGCAATGCATTTGGAGCTATAATTGCATTATTGTAAAAGCAAATGATTGTCATCACTAAGCTCAATAAAATAACAGGCGCAATTAAGGGAACTAAGCCCACTCCGGAGGAACGAATCGATTGCAGCTCTAGGTCATGCGACATCCTGCCAAAAGTAAGCATCACGCCTATGAGCAAGGACCAGGGCAAAGTAAATGTCAGAGCAAAAGGAACCAACAGTGCCACCATTTTGAGAATAATCCCAAAGGGCACGTCATTGTTTACCATCAAATCAAAAACTCGCTGGTAAACATTCCCTAAAACAAGTAAGCACGTTAGACTGAGAGAACTCAAAAGAGTAACGCTCAACACTCTTTTTATTAAGTAAACGTATAGAATTTTCACGAATTTAAAAACTTAGAACGTTGACCATGACTAAGAAACTTCTTTCCTTAATGATTTGTTCTAGCAATAAATATATGCTTGATGTAGACAAAAACAGCATAAAAAGATTGACCCATTTACCTCGTCTTCATAGGAATACTAGTTTGTAGCATGTGAAATCTAGCAGTGGCTATGAAAATTATAAAATCTAAAGAGCCTTTTCTTTTCTACAGGACAAATGCAATAAAATGGCTAGAATTGAAGACTAAGATGTAAGTTGAAATTTACCTGCTAACCGACACATATATCTGTGAATAGAAAAAAAGACATCGACGTCAAAAAGAATGATGATGCGTTTGATGAAGAGCATTGGCTTAACTTGGCTCGAAAGGGTGAAGAATCTGGCTGGGCCGAACTTCATAAGCACTATTATCATAAACTTTGGAGAACCGTGAATCAGATTGTTAAAGATGAGAAAGTAGCAGAGGACCTTGTTCAAGAGTCCTTTATGAAAGCCTATAGGACGCTCAACAAATTCCGTGGACAATCAACATTCAGCACATGGATATACCGGATTTCTGTTAACCAAGCCTTGGACTATCTTAGAAAACACAACCGTCGCCGCAAATATCTTGGTTTATTTCCCGTAAAAGAAGATGAAGATTCCCTTGAGCATGAGCTAGTTGACACCCATACTGGATTTGACGCTGCAACTGGCGGTGAGACCATGCAAACCATTAAGAAGGCATTTGAACAGTTACCCGAAGATCAAAGAACTGTGGTAGAACTGCGACTTGTTCAGGGGTTTTCAACTGAAGAAACAGCAAAAATAATAGGTTGCGCTCGTGGAACGGTGCTCTCAAGACTCTACTATGCCTGCCAAAAATTAAAGAAAGTACTAAAAGGAGTGCGTGATGAACTTAAATGAATTCGAAGATGAGTTGAATAAATC
It encodes:
- a CDS encoding archaeosortase/exosortase family protein, with product MTLKKWVSLSVWIIVTIIFYPITLWVLRNTIAEEQLKHSLLVLGFAGVALAMERKERLQFIMEFGEKSTWSLVISFVLVTVSAFFKWPLAMMMGYAFAIYACALYLLGEKFWRGIAALVIAFSVYMVLVISMPIFDWPLRGASAIGGKWMLDQTGLFSHLSVQFQDPIKLLLWLEEKPFEVAAECNGFGSMSGAILLAILLGIYRRGSFLSIIGAVTLAILISYLFNILRIFSICLFALGLPETPDYYFVMHEIVGTFYFWGCILVLWCVLRKCYPSR
- a CDS encoding NAD(P)/FAD-dependent oxidoreductase, with translation MVEKYDVIVVGAGPSGSLYALLTARAGLNTLIIDRAHFPRPKVCLGYFNSLAIDLLMKMDIEEPFSEVPHSKISRWKISSGKGNPIEWALQDKDENKALALSRPLFDDWLRKLAIQAGAECLTGVHIQSFVDDETIQTDHGNFKTHLVVGADGRKSMIAQRANPKQSFPPARRIGWQSNLPSEFVENCMRIHFFDSGYWTTVPISKDQASLCFVLTAQATQTPQFLLSNFFPNAPALVWRSSSPLFRPPCYSRDNILLIGDACHVWEPLLSEGIYLSLLSAYEASKLTIKASESKNYKNLAPELNKTLGKIHQPFIPRNHIALNLGLYPKIANKGLKLLSRNPEYFKKFYRYLSDS
- a CDS encoding bifunctional nuclease family protein — protein: MADQLIPVRIVGLMPAEAGVAVFIGNETKTFSIHVDNGVGTAIALLLRGEKRERPLTHDLIRLIFQAFSISVERIVINDLKDDTYYARISLKAANEIHKKFTEIDARPSDCLAISLEMKRPIYVAQKVWDQVSDISPLLEKMKENLEEGETDDD
- a CDS encoding SpoIIE family protein phosphatase, encoding MNDQSTECYIQLLDVARSLTRALDLDGALNEILSRSQEIMDCEACSIFLPDLSTGELVIHSARGDKAPMLNATRIPKGKGIAGAVFHDKETINIKDPKNDPRHYGGVDKKTGFVTKAMLTTPLLNGDQALGVFQILNPANRDFFDDNDERILEVFGTLIVSALLRIQAQEREMENARAQQELELAKEIQQSFLPEQSQNYQSCQVHTRYFPAREVGGDFTLVIPLNEHQILMCLGDVTGKGIPAALTMSRVTAKIQALSKRLILSVSLQNHLGSWVTELNDELTGDLQSGRFIGATFMLSDSHTNSIQVCAAGQYGPIYFCHGKWHQPEVTNQVPLGILPSFEYSCQSFEIKPGQQWLLYSDGITEARNQAEEEYSEEAFIKSLPTKARPDETLDIAVDAWQNFTGNAGQHDDASILFLDWRGIPPPPLLYLSCKPSDLSRGREFIENWCSYLGFDDIASGHIVLACDEAVTNVYRYAYDGKPGPIKFTINSESDDLIIRLKDEGTPVDIEKIKGRELDDIRPGGLGTFLINEVFHEVNYEPQKKGTVLTLKKALPSGVENSETIAS
- a CDS encoding MBL fold metallo-hydrolase, producing the protein MKVKLWGTRGSIPTPSTTTFKTSLFGGDTTSLTVESRDKLLIFDAGSGARHLGLDLMKRKVSEATFFFTHVHWDHIQGFPFFMPAFVPANKFTLYGPNMNPKFKRAKANMLERALRDQQHEITFPIKLDQMPASMTFKNIDENEAVEIKVKGGKLIIRPRILNHPGGSFGYRIEEHLRGKPVKIFTLATDTEHFVDLNPNVQDLAQDADLMIYDCQYNEDEYSGKNSMPKKGWGHSTWNWGLQESAAANVKQMLLFHHDPMHDDKFILNLERQAKASAKKLGIRVAAARQFSEFDI
- the nadA gene encoding quinolinate synthase NadA, with the protein product MPDLKKRLQELKRERNAVILAHNYQTSELQEVADYVGDSLGLAYHAQATDADVILFCGVHFMAETAKIVNPSKTVVLPDINAGCSLADSCANQDLKAFLEQNPQYYVVAYINCSAEVKALADVICTSGNAEKIVRMIPEDREILFVPDQNLGEWVQEKTGRKMRLWEGNCYVHVEFTHRSISRIRRDYPDAPLVAHPECTRAVRILADEVCSTEKMIGYCKNSEADQFIIVTESGMLHRLENEVPYKTFIAGPTDSCACADCRFMKMNTLEKAVSALENLEPQIQMSPDLLANAKVSLERMLEWSKAREPLPV
- a CDS encoding menaquinone biosynthesis decarboxylase, producing MSFESMRDFARVLEDADELVRVKEEVSVDLEISALSDLEMKKPKGGKALLFEKPKLQNGAVSAFPVLVNSMGSWKRMALSLGVDDVETVAAQMGYLMKAKPPKSFGEAWELFRNGIDVIHAKPSTVRSGSCKDHILRAVDGGKGLDLLPILKCWPQDGGPFVTLPNVYTEDPDTGDRNIGMYRMQQFDSWATGMHWQIHKVAARHGRRYYESKEKMPVTVCLGGDPAYTFAATAPMPDGLDEILLAGFLRKKSVPLVKCETNDLMVPANSDFVIEGYVDTEEPLRDEGPFGDHTGFYTPVDKYPTFHVTCITHRNDAIYPATVVGKPPMEDFYMGSASVRLFLPVFKMNFPEIVDMALPAEGVFHNLVVVSIRKQYPYQAFKIMNGLWGMGQMMFTKYVVVVDAGIDVHDISQVVFQICSNTDPQRDSTFTKGPCDSLDHATTIANVGTHMGIDATTKLPGEGYKRGWPEPCEMTQEVIDHVKKMVT
- a CDS encoding LptF/LptG family permease — translated: MKILYVYLIKRVLSVTLLSSLSLTCLLVLGNVYQRVFDLMVNNDVPFGIILKMVALLVPFALTFTLPWSLLIGVMLTFGRMSHDLELQSIRSSGVGLVPLIAPVILLSLVMTIICFYNNAIIAPNALRTFKLALVDISQNTPTVLIKAREPIDTFDGYRIWVGRKQGNQVFDVHIWQLNDDNLPVNCIRAEEGKISADLQNYSIGLALLNARQEKRGPDPTQLNTIQTGIRANRLPVRISLEQMRDKPNINRNRSLLTINELQSQMFSENSPAKQPGFSFVAILTEIQKRVSFSFAPFTFVLVGIPLAIRAHRREVSVGLALSLAVVLLYYLITVFAEGFKEKAAFYPELIMWLPNIIFQVVGFYLIWKANRHPV
- a CDS encoding sigma-70 family RNA polymerase sigma factor, producing the protein MNRKKDIDVKKNDDAFDEEHWLNLARKGEESGWAELHKHYYHKLWRTVNQIVKDEKVAEDLVQESFMKAYRTLNKFRGQSTFSTWIYRISVNQALDYLRKHNRRRKYLGLFPVKEDEDSLEHELVDTHTGFDAATGGETMQTIKKAFEQLPEDQRTVVELRLVQGFSTEETAKIIGCARGTVLSRLYYACQKLKKVLKGVRDELK